The window GATGCTCTTCTTTTAGTCGGTCTAGATTCTCTTGAATTGCTTGGTCACTAGAATTCTCTTTATTTGCTTGTTTTAAATATATAACGGCATTTCTATCTTCACCTAAATTTAGATAAGATAATGCAATCATTCTATTTACACCTTTTAAGCTTCCATCGGTTGTTAGTGCTTTTTTGTAATTATCTATAGCAATACTATACTTTCCTTGAACAAAGTTAATCTTACCTAATTGGTAGTAGCCTAAAGCAAAATTATTATAACCTAATGCACTTCTAATATAATCCTCTGCTTGCTGATAGTTCTCTTCTTTAAAGGATATTAAACTCAAATAATAATTAGTATCTCTTAAGATAAATTTATCTTCTGACTGTGAGTTTAATATCTTTTCCAATTCAATTTTCGCTTCATTAATTTTATCTAAATTATAATAAGCAATAGCCAAATCCAACCTAATATCAACATAATCTTCTTTTTCTAATATTGCTTCATATTCTTTAATAACTAAACTATATTCACCTAAAGTTTCATAAACTGATGCCAAATTCTCTCTAGCAATCTTATTATCTTTATATTCTAATATCTGCTTATATTTTTCTATACTCTCATCATATTCCCCTTGGTAATATAAAGATCTTGCTTCATCCAATAGTTTGTCTAAATCATAAACAACTTGCTCCTCTTGATTCTCTTTAACTTCTTGCTGACTTGAGTGATTATAATAAGCAAATATTCCAGAACTTATAAGTGATAACAAGATTACACCTATTGCTGTAACTTTTAAATATTTGTCTTCTAATTTATTCCACATAATACCACACCTTTCATTTCCAGTTCGTTTTAGGTGTTTGCACTCTTAATTATAACGTGCCCAAACTAGTATAACAATGAATAATTATTGGTAACTAGAAAGTTTATGTAGATGTAAAAATTAAAAAAAGCCAACTTAAGAGCCGGCTTTTTATACTAAACTTACTCAAATATTCCCTTATTCTCTTTAAAAAACTTATTTAAATACGCTTTAAACTCATCTTTAATATCTTCACGCCCCATAGCAAATTCGATAGTTGCCTCCAAAAATCCTAATTTATTTCCTATATCATATCTCTTTCCACTAAAGACCTTTGCATAAACCTGCTCTTTATCCATCAACTTCTGCAAGGCATCCGTTAATTGAATCTCATTACCTTTACCTGGTGGAGTATTCTCTAATATATTGAATATCTCTGGGGTAATAATATATCTTCCTAAAATAGCAATATTAGAAGGTGCATCCTCTAAATTAGGCTTCTCAACCAATGCTCTAACTTTATACAGATTATCATATTGTTCAGAATAATCTACAATTCCATACTTATGTACCAAATTATCAGGTACTTCTTGTACACCAATAATAGTAGATTCTTTCTCTTCAAACTCTTCAATTAACTGTCTAGTTACAGGCTTATCAGCATTGACAATATCATCACCTAATAACACAGCAAAAGGCTCATTACCTATAAAGGTCTTAGCACACAAAATAGCATGTCCTAAACCTTTAGTCTCTTTCTGTCTTACATAATGAACATTAATCAAATCTGATATGTCTCTAACAGTCTCTAATAATTCCTTCTTTCCTTTAGCCTCTAGAGCCAGCTCCAACTCTAGGTTTCTATCAAAGTGATCTTCTATAGCCCGTTTATGCTTTCCAGTTATGATAATCAAATCTTCAATTCCAGAAGCTACAGCCTCTTCAACAATATATTGAATAGTAGGCTTATCTACTATTGGTAACATCTCCTTAGGCTGTGCCTTGGTAGCTGGTAAAAATCTAGTTCCTAAACCTGCTGCTGGAATTACTGCTTTTCTTACCTTCATCAACTCACTCCTTTAATAATTTACAATTAACTATGTACAGTTAGAAGAACAAATTCTCAAAAGAATTAACTAAACAGTACATTAATAAAATATTTATATAATGTCTGCTTTATAATCTTAATTGTAAGTTGTACATTCAAGAATATCTTAGTATCTTCATACTAACAATAGTCATTATTTAAATTTTGATTCAAGTAATTGGTCACTAATCATTAATTTTTAACTACTTACTACATTAATTAAGGATTCATTTCCAAAATCCTCTCTTCTTCACCAATAAATTCTTCCAATTTATCTTGTCGATAACCAAAATAATAGAGAATCATCTCAACAATTCTTCTGCTAGCTACCCCATCTCCATAAGGGTTAATAGCATTAGACATTTGGCTATATTCTTGCTCATTCTCAATTAAGCTATTAGCTACATATATGATTTCATCCTTACCTGTCCCTATAAGCTTAACAGTTCCTGCTTCTATTGCCTCAGGTCTTTCGGTAGTATCCCTTAGTACTAAAACTGGCTTTCCTAAGCTTGGAGCCTCTTCTTGTATTCCCCCAGAGTCAGTCATGATTAGATAGACCTTTGCCATCAAATTAGCAAACTCTTTATAGGATAATGGCTCTATCAAGTGCACTCTTTCTAAGCCACCTAAAATATCAGTAGCTAGCTCTCTAACCTTAGGGTTTAAATGAACTGGAAAGATAAACTCTACTTCAGGATTATCTAAAATCAGCTCTTGCACAGCACCGAAAATATTTCTAATACCTCCAGCTAAATTCTCTCTACGGTGTGTTGTTAAGAGAATAACTTTTTTATTAGTAAAATCAATTTTATTCAATTGATTATTATCAAATATATAATTATCTTCTATAACATTAAATAAAGAATCAATTACAGTATTGCCACTAATATATATATTATCCTCACTAACATTCTCTCTTAATAAGTTCTCCTTAGCCTTATAAGTAGGAGCAAAATGAAAATTAGCCAGCACTCCTATCAAATGGCGATTAATCTCTTCAGGATAAGGTGAATATCTATCA of the Orenia metallireducens genome contains:
- the galU gene encoding UTP--glucose-1-phosphate uridylyltransferase GalU, coding for MKVRKAVIPAAGLGTRFLPATKAQPKEMLPIVDKPTIQYIVEEAVASGIEDLIIITGKHKRAIEDHFDRNLELELALEAKGKKELLETVRDISDLINVHYVRQKETKGLGHAILCAKTFIGNEPFAVLLGDDIVNADKPVTRQLIEEFEEKESTIIGVQEVPDNLVHKYGIVDYSEQYDNLYKVRALVEKPNLEDAPSNIAILGRYIITPEIFNILENTPPGKGNEIQLTDALQKLMDKEQVYAKVFSGKRYDIGNKLGFLEATIEFAMGREDIKDEFKAYLNKFFKENKGIFE
- the wecB gene encoding non-hydrolyzing UDP-N-acetylglucosamine 2-epimerase; amino-acid sequence: MNKLKVMSIFGTRPEAIKMAPVVKELENREEIESIVTVTAQHREMLDQVLDLFNIRVDYDLDIMKAGQILSDITTGILKGLEEILIKERPDLVLVHGDTTTSFVAALVSFYQQIPIAHIEAGLRSYDRYSPYPEEINRHLIGVLANFHFAPTYKAKENLLRENVSEDNIYISGNTVIDSLFNVIEDNYIFDNNQLNKIDFTNKKVILLTTHRRENLAGGIRNIFGAVQELILDNPEVEFIFPVHLNPKVRELATDILGGLERVHLIEPLSYKEFANLMAKVYLIMTDSGGIQEEAPSLGKPVLVLRDTTERPEAIEAGTVKLIGTGKDEIIYVANSLIENEQEYSQMSNAINPYGDGVASRRIVEMILYYFGYRQDKLEEFIGEEERILEMNP